In a genomic window of Hylaeus volcanicus isolate JK05 unplaced genomic scaffold, UHH_iyHylVolc1.0_haploid 11324, whole genome shotgun sequence:
- the LOC128882381 gene encoding 40S ribosomal protein S23: MGKPRGLRTARKHVNHRRDQRWNDKDYKKAHLGTRWKANPFGGASHAKGIVLEKVGVEAKQPNSAIRKCVRVQLIKNGKKITAFVPRDGCLNNIEENDEVLVAGFGRKGHAVGDIPGVRFKVVKVANVSLLALYKEKKERPRS, from the exons ATGG GTAAGCCTCGTGGTCTTCGTACGGCACGTAAACACGTGAACCACAGACGTGATCAACGCTGGAACGACAAAGATTACAAGAAAGCTCACTTGGGAACGAGGTGGAAGGCTAATCCATTCGGTGGTGCTTCTCATGCCAAGGGTATCGTCTTGGAAAAAGT AGGTGTAGAAGCTAAGCAGCCCAACTCTGCTATTCGAAAGTGCGTCAGAGTACAACTTATCAAGAACGGCAAAAAGATTACAGCCTTCGTACCCAGAGATGGTTGTTTAAATAACATCGAAGAGAACGACGAAGTTCTAGTCGCAGGATTCGGTCGTAAGGGTCACGCTGTTGGTGACATTCCAGGAGTAAGATTCAAAGTGGTGAAAGTTGCCAATGTTTCCTTACTCGCGCTTTACAAAGAGAAGAAAGAGCGTCCCAGATCGTAA